The Candidatus Cloacimonadota bacterium genome segment TTTCCAACGTTTTCAACCGTTTTTGCTGATCCAGTTTTCTGTTCAACTGCTTTTTCAATTCTTCTACATTTTTCATCTCTCTTTTCTCCCGCATCATTATTTATGATGCTTCCGACAACCCAGTCTTTGAAGATGTATTTTCAAGTAAAGAATTTTTTGATAACTGAACTCCAGTATTTCCAGTAAAGAAAAAAAAGAATTGACCGGAGTTAGAATATCATTTACATTTAAATAGAAATAATTAGTAAAAAAATATTGGAGGAAAAATGGAAAACGAAAAAATCCTGACTGCCCTAAAAGATGCAATGAAAGGAGAATTTGACAGCATTGCTGTTTACCAGAACGCCAAACATAATTCTCGGGATAAAGAAGTGATGAAATTCTTCGATAACAGAGCAAACGAAGAAAAGAAACATTACAATTATCTTTTGGCTTTATATCAGGCTATCAAAAATTACGAAGAATTAAAACCGGTAAAAATGAAAGAAGCTGAAAATCTGATTTTTTCTGACAGATTCAAACAAGAGATCGGAAAAAATAACCTTTTATTTTCAGCTATTTCTGTAGCCACACTTCTTGAGAAAAATGCTTTTGATTTTTATCAGAAAGCAGCTGAGGAAACTGATAATGAAATTCTGAAATCGTTCTTTGAAAAAATGGCTGACTGGGAAAAGCATCATTATGATGTCCTTCTTGAAATTGCCGATGATGCCAAAGAAACTTTTTGGCAGGAAAATAGGTTTGAACCATTTTAGATTTTTTTCTTTTGCAAATTTAAAAATTATTTGCTTTATTTTATATCAAGAAGCATGATTAAATTCATTGTTTTACAAGACAATACGTGCCGTCAATCTTGCTTTACGATTTAATTAATTTTGAGAAACTATTCCTCACATGCGTTAGAAACGAAGTGGATGGAATAAGCGAAAATATTTTTCAAGATGTTTATTATTTATCAAAAAAATTGACACCACAAAATTAATTTTCAAATCTGAATTCACGATTAAAGGAGTGGATATGGAACAAAATAATCGTGAAGAAAAAAGCATGATCAAATTTTTGAAGAAAGTTTCGATCTTTGCAAAACTCTCAAAATCGGAACTAAAACAACTTCAACAATTTATTTATACCCGACATTATAAAGCAGGTGAACCTGTTTTCAAAAAAGGTTATCCAAACGTCATTTTTTTTATTGTAAAAGAAGGTGAAGTTAGAGTATATCTAACCAAAAAGGGTGAGGATATCGAATTGGATAGAGTTAAGCCCGAAGGACATTTTGGTTCTATCGGTCTTTTTGCAGATGTCAAACGAACAGCTTCGGTTGAAGCGGTTGAGGATTCTGTTTTATTGGGTATATCCAAAAAAGATCTGGCTACATTTGTAGGAAAACACCACCAGGCCGGTATCAAAATTTTATACGAGTTAGGCAACATTCTATGCGATCACATTATAAAACTGAATGACAGATTGATAGAAGTAGATGATGGAAAAAAGCAATAAACGTTCAACTGCCATCCGCTGGATAATTTTTGCTATAAATTTATTAGTTCTTATCGCAGCGATATTGTTTTATCGGTCTATTTTGTCTTATATTGCTATTTCTTTTTTGATCGCTTATTTGATTGCTCCCATCGTGAATTATGTCGAGAAATATCACATTTCCCGAACTGTTTCAATTTTGGCTGTTTATGTTATTATCGGTTTTTTGCTTTCATTGTTGTTCAGCGCCATTATTCCGCAGTTGATTCAGCAATATAAAGAGTTTCAGGAAACCTTGATAGCTGCCAGCAATGAAGGCTTCAGTCTTTCTTCTCTGGGGTTAGATAATATTGATCGTTATATTTCAAATTTGGAAGAAAAACTTCCGGATTTGAGAATTCGTGAACAGATCAACAGCATGTTTTCTGCCGATAAAGTAAGCAATGTTTTAAACCAGGTTCCCCAGCTTTTCAAGGGCGTTTTCAATACAATTGCATTTATAATTGTGGTTCCTGTCGTCAGCTTTTTCCTGCTGAAAGATGAGCGTTACTTCATGCGATCATTTTTCAACATGATCAGTAATCGCTATTTCGAATTTTCCATCCATCTTTTCGAAAAGATCGAAGAAAGTTTTGGCAAATTCTTCCGAGCGCTTTTATTGGAGTCTTTATTAGTAGCTCTGCTTTCTATTGCAGGACTGCTGATTTTGGGAATTCCCTACGCACTCGTTTTGGGGCTGATTGTTGGAATTGCCAATCCCATCAAATATCTGGGCCCATTTATCGGAGCAGTTCCCACGGTTATTGTAATTCTTTTTGGACCGACACCGGATATTTATCTGCTTTACATTGTTATCATGTTTTTTATTGTGCAACAAATTGACAGCCTTATTCTGTTTCCCTGGCTTATCGGTAAAAGCATGGATCTGCATCCACTGGTAGTAATTCTAACTGTGATTGCCGGAGGTTATGCTTTTGGGATTTTGGGAATGCTGCTGGCAGTTCCTGTTGTTTTCCTGCTTAAAACTATTTTAGAAGTTTCCAAGAAAAGTTTAAAAGAATTTGAAATAATATAAATTTTTCTCATCGTAATTATTGAAGCAAATCTTTTTATTGACTCGATTACTCTAACCTTAATTTTCAGAAAAAAAATTTGAAAGGAAGTTTTTATGGCTGTTAAAGTAAAAAACAAAAAAATCCAGAAAAAACAAAGGAAAGATATCTTTGAAACTATCTTTGAAGGAAAATATCGGCATGTAATATTCATAGCTGTTCTTTTTATCATTTTATCTTCTTTTTTCTTCAAAATTGCTTTTAAAAACTACGTTCCCCAAGCCAGCGATACAATGCAATGGCGCTCAAGTGCCGAACAACTTATCGAGTACAATAAAACGAACAAAGACCAGGCTTTATGGAATCCGGCAATTTTCAGCGGAATGCCCAGCTACCTGACTTCTTTTGCTTCCAAATATCCTTTTATAAATACGATCCAAAAATTAACCAACAAAGTAATCAACTGGCGAGTTTTACTACTTTTTACTATGGGATTGGGAGTTTACTTTTTGATGATCTACCTGAAGTTTGATCCCATAATTGCTTTTATTTCTGCAATTGCATTTTCACTTTCGGTTCATTTTATCGGGCTTATCGAGATCGGGCATAACTCCAAATTTAAAGCTGTGGTCTACATTCCCTGGATTTTCTTTTTCGTGCATTACCTAAAGGATCGAAAAACTGTTCTGGCTCTTGGATTGGCAACTTTAATGATAATCGGTCAACTCAGAGAAAATCATCCGCAGATTTCTTATTACACATTCCTGATGCTGGCAATTTACTGGATTTTCCAACTTGTCTGGGCGATCAGAGAAAAAAAGATAAAACCTTTCATCACTTTCACGCTGCTGCTTCTGGCTGCAGGAATTATAGCTCTGATGGCAGTTGCACAGCCGTATATGTCCACAATGGAATACGGTCAATACACCATTCGCGGTGGTTCATCTGGATTGGAAACAAGTTATGCTACAAGCTGGTCTTTTCATCCGATGGAAATTTTGTCTTTTATCAATCCCAGCATTTACGGTGGCGTGTCTCCTTATTATTGGGGCTGGATGCCGTTCACGCAAACTTCCATGTATATGGGAGTTATCATTTTCTTCCTGGGTCTATTAGCACTCTTTTCAAATCGATCAAAACTGGTTAAAATTTTAGGTACTGTTTCGGTTGTTGTGCTTTTCATTTCTTTTGGAAGGCATTTGCCTTTCCTTTCAAACTTCCTTTTGAACTATCTGCCTGGATTCAATAAATTCCGGGTTCCGGCAATGATTCTGGTGATCTTGCAATTTGCTTTTGTAGTTCTGGCAGGTTATGGCTTAAAAACGATTATAGACAGGCGGAAAGAAAACAAAAAAAAGTTTTTCAAGAATCTGCAAACCGTACTTTATGTGGTGATCGGTCTTTTGATTGTCTTTTTTCTGATAATCAACTCCATGCAGAATTCAGGTTTTGTGCGAGATGGAGAACAGAGTAAATATTCCCTGCAGCAAATTCAGCAGTTAAGAACTCTGCGTTATGAAAAAGCTTTGAATGACGGTCTCGTTACAGGAATTTTCCTGATTGCTGCGATCTTGCTTACAATTCTTTATGGAAATAAGAAGATGTCTAAATATCCTTTTCTTATCATAATCATGATCCTGGTTGTGGTTGATCTATTGCTGGTGGACAGCAGGTTCCTGCAGAATGTCGTTCCACAAAATTATATTGATAAAACCTATGTAAAAACCGAAGCTGACAAATTCCTGGAAAAAGATAATGAAACTTTCCGCATCTATCCTTTAGGCGGTGGTTTTGGCCAAAATCAGTGGGGATATTACAATCAAACAATCGGTGGTTATCATGGAGCAAAACTGAAACGTTACCAGGAAATTCTGGATAACTGCTTGAACTATGAATTTCAGAATCGAATTCCAATAAACTGGAATATCGTGAATATGTTGAATGTAAAATATGTGATCTTCCAGGAGAATCTGCCTTTGGAAAATTTGGAATATGCTTTTTATGATCGCAGGCAGAAACAGACTATTTTCAAAAATAAAAACTATCTTCCCAGAGCCTGGTTTGTAAAAAATATAGAACGAATAGATAAAAAAGAAAATATCTGGAAAAGATTAAATCAACAGGAATTCAATCCTGCAGAATCTGCAATCATCGAGCAGGAAATTCCCCCTGTTTCAGTTCCTGCACAATCTTCAGTTGAACTGGAAAGTTTCGATCTTCATTACTTGAAATTCAATGTAAAAACAGATTCGACAGCCTTCCTGACTGTGAGTGAAATTTATTATCCTGCTGGTTGGAAAGCCTATATCGATGGCGAAGAAACCGAGATTTATCCTACAAATTACATTTTGCGGGGTGTCGTAATTCCTGCCGGAGAACATGTATTGGAAATGAAATTTGCTCCTCAAACTTATACGATCAGTATTAAGCTGAGTTTGGCTGGACTTATCATTACGATCATTCTTCTTATCATCGGTTTGTTTTTCTATTACAAAGAAAATTACAAAGGTGAGATCGTTTACACGATGAAGAAAACGGATTGATCATGGATCCCAAACTTTAT includes the following:
- a CDS encoding ferritin family protein; protein product: MENEKILTALKDAMKGEFDSIAVYQNAKHNSRDKEVMKFFDNRANEEKKHYNYLLALYQAIKNYEELKPVKMKEAENLIFSDRFKQEIGKNNLLFSAISVATLLEKNAFDFYQKAAEETDNEILKSFFEKMADWEKHHYDVLLEIADDAKETFWQENRFEPF
- a CDS encoding cyclic nucleotide-binding domain-containing protein, with product MEQNNREEKSMIKFLKKVSIFAKLSKSELKQLQQFIYTRHYKAGEPVFKKGYPNVIFFIVKEGEVRVYLTKKGEDIELDRVKPEGHFGSIGLFADVKRTASVEAVEDSVLLGISKKDLATFVGKHHQAGIKILYELGNILCDHIIKLNDRLIEVDDGKKQ
- a CDS encoding AI-2E family transporter; translated protein: MEKSNKRSTAIRWIIFAINLLVLIAAILFYRSILSYIAISFLIAYLIAPIVNYVEKYHISRTVSILAVYVIIGFLLSLLFSAIIPQLIQQYKEFQETLIAASNEGFSLSSLGLDNIDRYISNLEEKLPDLRIREQINSMFSADKVSNVLNQVPQLFKGVFNTIAFIIVVPVVSFFLLKDERYFMRSFFNMISNRYFEFSIHLFEKIEESFGKFFRALLLESLLVALLSIAGLLILGIPYALVLGLIVGIANPIKYLGPFIGAVPTVIVILFGPTPDIYLLYIVIMFFIVQQIDSLILFPWLIGKSMDLHPLVVILTVIAGGYAFGILGMLLAVPVVFLLKTILEVSKKSLKEFEII
- a CDS encoding YfhO family protein, with the protein product MAVKVKNKKIQKKQRKDIFETIFEGKYRHVIFIAVLFIILSSFFFKIAFKNYVPQASDTMQWRSSAEQLIEYNKTNKDQALWNPAIFSGMPSYLTSFASKYPFINTIQKLTNKVINWRVLLLFTMGLGVYFLMIYLKFDPIIAFISAIAFSLSVHFIGLIEIGHNSKFKAVVYIPWIFFFVHYLKDRKTVLALGLATLMIIGQLRENHPQISYYTFLMLAIYWIFQLVWAIREKKIKPFITFTLLLLAAGIIALMAVAQPYMSTMEYGQYTIRGGSSGLETSYATSWSFHPMEILSFINPSIYGGVSPYYWGWMPFTQTSMYMGVIIFFLGLLALFSNRSKLVKILGTVSVVVLFISFGRHLPFLSNFLLNYLPGFNKFRVPAMILVILQFAFVVLAGYGLKTIIDRRKENKKKFFKNLQTVLYVVIGLLIVFFLIINSMQNSGFVRDGEQSKYSLQQIQQLRTLRYEKALNDGLVTGIFLIAAILLTILYGNKKMSKYPFLIIIMILVVVDLLLVDSRFLQNVVPQNYIDKTYVKTEADKFLEKDNETFRIYPLGGGFGQNQWGYYNQTIGGYHGAKLKRYQEILDNCLNYEFQNRIPINWNIVNMLNVKYVIFQENLPLENLEYAFYDRRQKQTIFKNKNYLPRAWFVKNIERIDKKENIWKRLNQQEFNPAESAIIEQEIPPVSVPAQSSVELESFDLHYLKFNVKTDSTAFLTVSEIYYPAGWKAYIDGEETEIYPTNYILRGVVIPAGEHVLEMKFAPQTYTISIKLSLAGLIITIILLIIGLFFYYKENYKGEIVYTMKKTD